From the Emys orbicularis isolate rEmyOrb1 chromosome 19, rEmyOrb1.hap1, whole genome shotgun sequence genome, the window gcctctcccagcagcaggCACTACAGGAACGGAGCAAGAGCGCTGGATGCATGGAGAGCTCTCAGGCGCTCCAGTCCCAGCAGGGGGCGTTacagggagcagggcagatgTGCCGGCTGTGGGAGGGTAGCTCACAGCCATTGCAGTCCTGGCTTCTCCCAACAGGGGGTGGGATAGGGAACGGGGCAGATGTGCCAGCTGGGGGAGAGCTCCTGgctactccagccccagcaggaggcgctctggGGAAGGTGCAGCCCCTGCTAAGTTGCTCCGATTTTCCAGCGTGTGCCCCTGATCCCAGAGTCCCTCTCACACCGTTTGTTTCTTTTGATCTTTTATTTCACCCCGAATACAAGCGCAAGAAGAGGCAAGGTGGGGGTGACACCACAACTGGAAGGGGACGGGCGGGGCGAGATTCGTCATCTGGCTCCTTATTCGTGTCCAAATCGAAACTCGGCCTCCAATCTCCATACGCCCCAGGACCCTGGAGTccgccactgccccctcccagggagCCACCCCCAGCATTACCTTACCCCTGTCTGAAGTCACATACATTTCCATGGCCCGTTCCCTGCAGTCCTCACTCGGGCAGAGCTCCCAGGGAGCTGAGCAACTGCAGAGCTCTTAACGGTGGGTTTCTACTTGCAGCCGCGatcccagggccagatcctccgctggtgccaATCGGAGCTGCCCTGTCGCCAGCTGAAGGCCTAGTACCAGCATGCAGTGCCCTGCGCCgaaccctgccccgccccccctcgccccaaccccctgcctctagCACAGGGAGCTGATCTCGCTTTTGCTGCACCCCCACTTGCAGCACGAGGTGCTCAGCCCCGCCATGACGTCCCGGACGGCGCGCTCCAGAGGCCAGCTCTCCTCGGCGAGGCCGCGGCCCGGTTTGCCTCTCCACCTCTCGTGGTAGTCGGAGGAGAGGTCTTGGTGGGGCAGCGTCCCGGGCAGGCGGCTGGCATCCCACTCGCTGGAGGCGGCTTCTGCGGAGTCTTCCCCTGCAGGGGGGCCGCTCAGGATATCGAGATCACCTGCAGCGGAGGAGGagacagggaagtgggagggaaggggttaaTGCATAGAGAACGGAAGAGGAAGACCCGGGGACCTGGCCCCAAAAGGTCACAACTTCCTGTCGACAGCAAGACTAGAACTCAGTTCCTCCTGCTCCCGAGCACTGACCTCTCCGCTTGAGTTGAAGGGAAAATCTCCCTCTTgctgttagcagtatagggcctatgacacaggCGAGCTGTTCTGATTCCAGCCAGCAGAGGTGGCCACACAGTGCTCCCATCTGACGTTATCCTGGTCTCTCTGTCTTCTCGTTCTGACATGCAAGTCTCTCTCCTAAAGACCCAAGAGACCCTGCCAATAGGTCACTCCCTAAACAGTATTGTTAGGGGCGCAAAAGTAAAACCTAGGTGCCTTATCACGCCGAGCACGGcacagacaccccctccccaagatcGGTGCTCCCCATCACACCAGTCACTTCACAGACGCCCCCCTCCTGAGTGAGATTGGGGCCCCCCATCACAGTGACTGGACAGACACCCCTTTCTGAGTGAGATCGGGGCCCACACCCTATCATGTGGGCATTGCCCCGACAACGCGCCCTCCCCCCAAACAAGGTCAGTGTCTCCACTGCAccagaccaccccccacccctgagaTCCGGGCCCCCCATCACACCAAATGCCGCACAGAACCCTGgctcctccctggctcctccccattgtgccaggtgctgcacggACACAaggggagagacagtccctgccctgaaggtcTTGCTCTCTGAACAGATCAAAGcctcattctacagatggggaaactgagacacggtCAGGACTAGACACTGGCAGGCTGCAACCTCTAGGCACTCGCTGGCCTCAGCCCAGCTTCTTTCCAGGAGCAAACCGTGGGGATCAGCTCCAGCGCTGACGCTCGCTGTGGGTACACCGGGGCAGGGCTGACTGAGCCAATGCAGCATGGTAACCCGTTCCCGGCCACGCGGGGTTCGTACGCCCCATCACAGATCCCCCCAGCTGGTGGGCGATGAGGCAGGCAGCGCCGGCAAATTTCCCAGGGGAAAAAATTGCCGTTGGCTTCTGACTTGTCATGGGAGCAAATCTGCTCTGGGAATAAACGTGGGACCCTAGATCTGCTCTTCTGGGTGACACGGGCTCCCTGTACTGCTCCTAAGAACTGAGCAGCGATCCACACCCCACCttggcggtgctgggggggggagcagacaCTGGACTGTGCCCAAGCCGCAGCGTGCTTCACCAACattgaattaagcctcacaatccCCACCTCCGGGGAGGCAAGGTAGGGACACTGATCccggttttacagatggggaaactgaggcacagagtagggGAGTGAGCTGACAAAAAGTCACgctgcaagtcagtggcagagccaagaatagaacccaggagtcctgactcccaattccGCCCCCCCTCACGTACCCCActtctctcccagagccaggaatagaacccaggagtcctgattctcagcTCCCACTCCCATTCCAACCagcagaccccactcctctcccattgGGTACCCAGCAGCCATgcacgccctgccccagccccccttctCACCTGCCCGTCTCCAGCGGGAGCCCCCACAGGTGAAGATGACGGCCCGGATAAATTCCCTCCCGCACAGCTTGACGCCGTAGGGTGGGTTCCGGCCCTCAGCCCCCAGCCTCGGCTCCGAGAGCAGCATCCCAAAAGCCAGCGCCAGGAGGAGCTTCTGcatggctgcttggggcagcgaGATGGACGCCAAGGCTAGAAGAGCtcacagctgcctcctgatccccacGGCAGCACCCTTTATACcatcccgccccctccctgccgaGGAGCCCCTCGGAGACACCGCACAAAGAGTGGCCTTTGGCCATCGGCTCTGGCGCTATCTCCCCAATTAGCTGGCCGAGTCGCTCGAGTGGCACACAGAGACCTTTCTGTGGGCacgggggagcaggggggcatcAGCCCTGGGTGCCAGGGAGGGAGACGCTGATAACCTTTTGCTGGTTATTGCCGTGCCGCCAGGGAGTGAGATGCTGATAACCTTTTGCTGGTTATCGCCGTGCCGCACGGCGGAGGGACAGACGGTGGCGGCGAGTCAGAGGCGGCCCCcgccagctctctctctctctctctctcacacacacacacacacacacccgcccccccccccccccgtgcatggATCATCCATTCAAACCCCTCTGtcatcccctcacccccacagctAACAAGGCCAGGGGTCAGAGCTGCCCATGCGGTGCTGCCGGGAAGGTTGGAAGCTCCTGAGGGCCCCGCTCCCTTGGACCGGATTCTCCCACCCCTTGTGAGGATCATTAGCCCCACTTTAtcatggggggaaactgaggcacagaggtctGGGACTCTCCTGATCTGCTGACTGGCTGTGACAGTAGAGCTGGGGACAGACCCAGGAGTCTTGTCTGTCTGCTttgccctctccagccctggagtcgttATGGGGACCTAGGCTTTGTGGATGGCAGACGGGCCATTCCCTATAGGGAAAGCTGGAAGAAAGCCAGTTGTGAGGTGCTCATAGCTACTCCAatcccagcctctgccagcagggggcaccataGGCAGCGGTGCAGGAACACAGGCAGCCATAGGTTTCAGAgaggcagccgtgttagtctgtatctgcaaaaagaacaggcgcacttgtggcaccttagggactaacacatttatttgagcataagctttcgtgggctacagcccacttcatcggacattgtagcccacgaaagcttatggtcaaataaatgtgttagtctctgaggtgccacaagtcctcctgttctttctgcagCCACAGGCACATCACCCAGCTCTCCCATCTCATTCCTTCAGTGCTTCCTCACCAGCTCATCACCCAGCGCAGGGCATTCTCCCATCGCCCCAGACAGCAGGAGCAACAGTAACCTTTGCTtatctccttccttcctcctccgaTGTGAGAGGCCTTGGGCTGTGCGGCAAATGTCAGCTTGCGGCGCAGAGATAATCCCGGCTGGAGCACGgtacaccccctgccctgcgACAACTAATATTTCCAAACTCAGTCACAGTCCCTGctctccctgtgctggggaggAACAGCACCACCCTGTCTCCTTTGACGTTTCTTATTCTTCTCTGGAGATAAAGGAGACAGAGCTACAAGTGCCACTTCCCCCAGGTTCACGTGCATTTTGCACAGCGACAGCTTTGGGGCAAACGCTTCCCCTCCCCGAATGCCCCTCAGGCATCCACCAAGAAGTCTGTTTTTAAAGGCATGTTCCAGGAGACGTGCAGACTGATTCAGATCTCACCCCAGCATAGCTGCACTGCCTTCacaggagtcactcctgatttaacTGACTTCAGTTTAAGTTGAAGGCTGGAGCTGTCCCtaggagggatttgaacctgtgatgACAGGAAGTTTCACACCTGCTGCTTGAGTGCCCTGAGGCTTCTCCTCCCTTGGAAAGCACAAGCCAAGCTGCATGCATTTGGTAACTATGCTAGATTTTTACCTGAATACCAGGCCTAAAGCATCAATTCAGGGATCTTGGGAATCTAAGAAACAGGTTTCCTTCTTTGTCAGTTTCATCCAACAGGCAGAAGATTGCACAGGCTCAGAAACAAAAATCTATGAGATGACAAGAGAGGGGTCCCTCTGGGCCTGGCTAAAGCACATCGGCACTTAGGACCTGCCACTCCCAGGTGAGGAACTGGGCTGGATCACGCACCCTGTATGGTTTCTGGAGGCTGCTATCTCATGCGCCAAGATCTCCGTTCTCATGTTATGATCGCAGAGAAGAACCGTTGGAATGTAATCAGACACTGGTGGTCAGGGTGATGGGCAGCAGCATAGAGCCTAGCAGGGAAACGATACAGGAATGGCTGCAGAGAACTTGATTGTCCACTGTCCAGAATTTGTTTATTTAGTCCTTTATACAGCTGCAAAGTAAGTGTCAGACATTCCCAAGTCAATACAGTAGTATAGCGCCCAGCAGGCCCCAGTATTAATGACTGCCCCAGGGGCAGAcaagtcagaatctggccctgtggctTTGAGAAGTGTCTCTGTGTCAATGGGGCGTTTGCTTTGAAACCTAACAGTGGTTCTTAAAGTGTCAACATCACTAACTTTTTCAAAGCTGGCCAGAAAGGGAGCCCAAGGAGCAGCAGAGAGTGGACTCCTGCTCTGGAGTCTTGAGAGGGTGAGAGAGTACGCTTTTTGGGGAAGGGACCCGCTTTTTGGTCTCTGTTTGTATAGTGTGCAGCATGATGGGACTCCTGGCCGCTACCATAACAACAGCCttactttttccttattttc encodes:
- the RLN3 gene encoding relaxin-3 produces the protein MQKLLLALAFGMLLSEPRLGAEGRNPPYGVKLCGREFIRAVIFTCGGSRWRRAGDLDILSGPPAGEDSAEAASSEWDASRLPGTLPHQDLSSDYHERWRGKPGRGLAEESWPLERAVRDVMAGLSTSCCKWGCSKSEISSLC